Below is a window of Desmonostoc muscorum LEGE 12446 DNA.
CAACATTCTGCAACAAGAAATTTACCTAAGAAAAAACCAGGGATTGGTAGCAACTAAACAGCTAATTTTGTCTAAACAAGACAAGGAAATCGGCAAAGAAATTCAACAGCTAATTGATGACTATTTAAAAAAAGAACAAAATTTATTACAGCAAAAGATACAAGAGTCGCAGGCAATTTCCCAAAAGGCTGTAATCACATTTTTTATCGCTGTTGTTGTGCATTTGTTGTTGGTGGCGTTACTGTATGATTTGTTGTGGTATTACATTAAACAACTTCACCAAGCAGAACAGAAAATTCGGGAACAAAAGTTGCTGTTAGATGTAACAAAAGACGCAATTGTGGTGCGAAATATCCACAACCAAATCTTATTTTGGAATCAAGGTGCCCAAAGTCTTTACGGTTGGAAAGTTGAAGAAGCTGTGGGTAAGAATATTTTGCAACTTTTGTATCCAGAAAATTCACCACAGTTAGAAGATGCTTACTTAAGCGTGATGAATACTGGTGAGTGGCGGGGTGAGTTGCATCAACTGACGAAAGAAGGTAAGGAAATTATCGTTGAAAGTCGGTGGGTATTGTTACGACATGATAACGGACAACCCAAATCTATTTTGAGTGCGAACACCGAAATTACACAGCAGAAACAATTAGAAGTTCAACTTTTGCGATCGCAACGTTTGGAGAGTATCGGCACTCTAACTAGCAGTATCGTCCACGATCTCAATAATCTACTATCGCCGATTTTAATGTCAGTTCAGTTCTTGCAGAAGAAATTCCCTGACCCCCAAAGCCAGAAAGTACTACAAACCTTAGAAAATAATGTTAAACGTGGCGCTAATTTGCTCAAGCAAATCTTGATATTTGCACGCGGTATTGAAAGCAAGCGGATAATTGTCCAAATTGCGCCTATATTAGCAGAAATTGAGCAAATTATCGCTCAAACATTTCCTGATTCTATTATCTGCGAGATAGATATTCCCAAAAATGTTTGGCACATCCGGGGAGACGCAACTCAACTGCATCAAGTGCTGATGAATTTAGTAGTTAACGCCCGTGACGCGATGCCCGATGGTGGTATCTTCAGGATTGTGGCGGAAAATGTCGTAATTAGCGAACATTGTGCCCAGATTAATATTGATGCCAAACTGGGTTCTTATATTGCGATCGTGGTGACGGATACTGGTATGGGGATGTCATCGGAAGTCCAACAACGGATTTTTGAACCATTTTTTACCACCAAAGACATAAGCAAAGGCACTGGTTTAGGACTTTCCACGGCGCTGGATATCATTAAGAATCACGGTGGTTTTGTCAATCTTTATAGTCAGGTAGGCAGAGGTACTCAATTTACAGTCTACTTGCCAGCTTTAACATCCAGGGAAATCCCTTCATTTTCCCAAGAACTCGAATCAGTTAGGGGAGAGGGTTAATTGGTTTTGGTGGTGAAAGTATCACAGACTACAAAAATCCTATCAACTAAAACTTTCTGCCCACGTTGGAAATGATAAGAATCTAACTTAGTCCTCAGCCGGAAGTTCAACAAGTCATACCGAGGTGAACCATCTGGATGGCTTGCCCTTGGTGGGATATCGAGTACTTCGATTGCACAACCGCCAATTCTGGAATCTGGAGTCACCCTAAAACTCAAGTCCGGTAATTCAAGGCGCTTCACTACAATGTTCCGCAAATGACGAGAATGGTTAATAACAAGCTCCACCTCAACTTCGATAGCAGTTAGAAACTCCATAAGTTTGGGGAAGTAAGTATTGAAAAGATTGAATAGTTCTGGATGATTCTTGAAAAAAACTAACTTTTTGAATATTAAAAACCTGCGAAGTAGCTAGAGTTTGAGAGGTTTTTTAGGTTAAAAGAAATAAAAAATATCAGTTAACATGATACGCCGTTATCACTATTTTCTTGTCTGGACTATATACGGACTCGACTCTTGGGTATTCGTTATGAATCCACCACACTTTTATTCTATTAGACTGTGCAGGTGCGCTACCTGAGATTGAATATCCCGCCTGAGTCATTAAGGTTTCAAAAGTATTTGAGTCGAGAACCGTACAATTAAAAGTTGTTAGTCCCTGTATTTGATGTCTGTTTAGGGTCATAGCTACCCTGGTAAGTCGTAAAAATTCTATATCCTGGTAATACTAAAGCAATTCCAGTTAACTCGTGAATTTTACCGGGATATTTATAGGGAATATCATCTGGTACGCTCCCACCAATGCGAAAACTAAACCCAAGTAGCCATATATACAAACCAGGTATTAGTAAATCCATGCTATATGCAATAGCTCTCATTGCCTCATTTTCTTTGAAAGAAGCACAATTTCTGGCTATAGCGAATTTTTTGGAGATATTTTTTAGGTTTGTGGTTTCTAACATGGTCTTAATTTCAATCCCCAACAGAGAGTTAATAAGTTTTAAGCGTTTCAATTTCTATGAGGGATAAGGTGTCTTGTAACCCTAGTTTCTTTATCCAGCAGTCAGATAGCAAATAGTTTCAATCCCCGATAAGGGGTAAAGTATTTTGCAACCTCTAGTTTTACGATATCGTAGAACTATGCTGTTTTCCAACCCGCTGACCTTTGAAAGTTTTGCTGTATTTGCGTTTTAAGGTTTACTTTCGCGGATGTCTAGATAATAATAGGAAAGTTTTCAAGCCTTGTAAGAGTGGAAAGTCTTGAAAACGCTTATACCGTAAGGTGCGCGACGGTGATAATCGAGTAGGGCTTTTGAGAGCATTTTTACCATCAGCTAAAAAATAGTGTTTATTTAGTAAAAAATAATATCAGTAATTCAATATTGTTAAGTCAAAATATTACGGAATTTGCTGACATTGGTCTCAGAGAATTTTTGTCTTAAATCCTCAATAATAAAGAGTTTTTACAGATAATCAATGCCGGATTCAGCAAGAATTAACGTAGATTTACAGAATTTTGCTTCGGGTATAGATTTTTTCCTCAATGTTTTTGTTACAATTATTGAAATTTTTCCCTAAAAATACCACTATGGCTTTATATGCTGAATTACATAGACATCTAGGCGGTTCCGTCGTACCCCGAGTTTTGTGGCGATATTTCGAGCGACATTCTTCGGAGTTGATTTCCCGCTTTGCTGACTATTCAGAATTTGAAGATTTTTACACCCGTCCACGCAACACCCTAGATGAGTATTTAGAATTGCACACCCTGGTAGAAAGTGTGCAAACTGCGGAGACTTTGCCTTACTTTATCTATCGCTTGCTGCGGGGTGCTTATATTTTTGAAAATTTGGCTTATCTAGAACTACGCTACACTCCGTATTTACGGACACCTGAGCATCTGAGTCAATCAGACAGAATTGACAAGATGGCAGAAATTGTGCGAGTAGTAGGAGAAGCTAGCCGCTTGCCAGAATATCCGATTGTTACTAGCCAAATCCTTTGTATGCACACGCGTTTACCTTATGAGGTGAACAAAGCGATTATTGATTTGGCGGCACAAAATAAGCAGTATGTTTGTGGAGTCGATGTAGCGGGGGGTGATAGCTATTATGCCGATCGCCTCGAAGAATGGATTAGTCTATATGATTATGCGCGATCCCAGGGCGTTAACACCACCGGACATCTATTTGAAACTACCGCTGGTTGTTACCCCCAACTGTTACCCTACCTGATGCGAATTGGCCACGGCATCCAAATTCCTTTGTTGTATCCAGAATTACTTAACGATGTAGCTAGACGCGGGCAGTGTTTGGAGGTTTGCCCAACAACTTACTTGAAAACTGGCACTTTACAGGATATGCATCAACTCAAAATAGTTTTTGACCGTTGTTTTGATGCTGGGGTCGATATCGCTATTTGTACTGATAATGCTGGGTTGCATAATGTACGTTTGCCTTGGGAGTATGAAAATCTCTTGACTTATGACATTATTAGTTTTGAACAACTCCAAGCTTGTCAGGATGCAGCTTTTCGTCATGCCTTTGCTTGGCCTTACACCCAACGTCCCGCATCATTGTTAAATGGGTTGCTCAAAGTTGAACCACCTAAAGTTTTGGCAATGAACGATACTAATTAACAGTTAACAGATTTGACATCCGAAATAGAAGCCTGATTCCAGAAGAATACAGAATTCAGAATTCAGAATTCAGCAATCTTTTTAGTGGAAGAGTTAAACCTGTTTATTCATCCACGATTCGCTAACAAGACTTCTGGATTCTGGGGACTGACACCTTTATTCTTGCTAATTAAAACTTGAAAACTGAGAACTTTTAGACCATCTTTAATTTTTACCAAATTCACTCCCTCATCTCCCTCATCTCCCTCTTCTCCCTCTTCTCCCTCATCTTTCCCCACTTACCTTGTCCCCAGAAGCTATAAACTATAATTTATGGCATCTACTATTCAAGCTCTACCAACAGAAGTTGTATATCTCATTACAGCGGGAGAGGTCATCGACTCTTTAGCCTCTGTGGTGCGGGAATTGGTAGAAAATTCCCTAGACGCAGGTGCAACGCGAATTGTGGTTTCATTATGGCCGCAGCAATGGCGAATTCGCGTCGCAGACAATGGTTGTGGAATGAACTTAGATGATTTGGAACAAGCAGCCACAGCCCATAGCACCAGTAAAATTCATTCTAGTGCCGATTTGTGGAAAATCAATAGCTTGGGTTTTCGTGGCGAGGCTTTGCACAGTTTAACGACTCTGGCAGATTTGGAAATTTTGAGTCGTCCTGTGGGTGGAAAATTAGGATGGCGAGTTGTCTATGGCGATGACGGGAAAGTTGTGCAAGTTGAAGCAACTGCGATCGCACCTGGTACAGTAGTCACAGTTGCCAATCTTTTCGGTAACTGTGCATCTCGTCGTCAGGGATTGCCTATATTAGCACAGCAAATGAAAGCCGTGCAAGCAACAATTCACCAAATCGCCCTCTGCCATCCCCGCGTCACCTGGCAGATTTGGCAAAATGACCGTCAATGGTTCACCATCTCCCCCGCCGCCACAACTGGGCAACTACTACCGCAGATTTTACTCCAAGTCCGACAAGGCGATTTGCAAGAAGTCAAACTCGAAGTACCCAACCCGGTAAATTCAGAACTCAGAATTCAGAATTCAGAACTCAGCACTCCTAACTCCTCACTCCTAACTCCTAACTCCCCACTCCCCACTCCCCACTCCCCAGTCCCCAGCCCCCACTCAGCACTCACTTTAGTGGTAGGATTACCCGATCGCTGTCATCGTCATCGTCCAGATTGGGTACGTGTGGCGATTAACGGACGGATGGTGAAGTCAGCGGAACTAGAGCAAACAATATTATCAGCATTTCACAAAACATTACCACGCGATCGCTATCCAATTTGTTTTCTGCATCTTGCCATTTCCCCAGATCAAATTAACTGGAATCGTAATCCAGCAAAAACAGAAATTTATCTCAATGAAATCACTTATTGGCAAGAGCAAATTATCCAAGGAATTAACCAAGCACTGCGAATTTCTTCTGTCAATCTCAAAGAAACTGTTCACACAACACGAGTTAGTAAATTACTCAAAGCCGCAGAAGCTAAAGGCGGTTACAATTTCAATCCTAATAACTCAAATGAACGAGATAACACTCAGCACTTTTTAAAAGCTGTGGCGCAAGTGAGTAATACTTATATTGTTGCCGAACATCCTGGTGGGATGTGGTTAGTAGAACAGCACATTGCCCATGAGCGAGTTTTGTATGAGCAATTATGCGAGAATTGGCAACTCATTTCCGTCGAACCGCCAATTATTCTTTATCAATTGTCACCAGCACAAGTATCGCAATTACAACGCATCGGTTTAGATATAGAACCCTTTGGCGAACAACTTTGGGCTGTTCGTAACCTACCCGCAATGTTGCAGCAACGTGAAGATTGTGCTGAAGCAATTTTAGAATTGAGTTTGGGAGGTGATTTACAAACAGCCCAAGTAGCTATTGCTTGTCGCAGTGCTATTCGTAATGGTACACCAATGAATCTACAACAAATGCAGACACTTTTAGATGATTGGCAACGCACTCGCAATCCTAGCACCTGTCCCCACGGACGCCCAATTTATTTATCACTGGAAGAGTCAGCTTTAGCTCGATTTTTCCGGCGTAATTGGGTAATTGGCAAAAGTCATGGAATATGAATTATTTTGCAATTTCAGAATTAAAGATATTGCCTTGAGAATTTTAGATACAACAAGAATCAATTCTTTATACATATATAGCAATCATACATCAACGTGAGTTCGACAGATTCCAAAGAACCCCGCTTCCATTCTTCTCCCCGTTGGCGTTAGCCTGCCGTTATACCAATTCTGTATGAAGATGCGCCAAACTATATGAGGAACGAACCGCAAAGGGCGCATTCGCGCAGCGTCTCGTCAGAGAAGGACACAAAGAAAGAAAGAAAGAAGAAGCCAAGAAAATTTGGCGCAGCCTCACAAAGAAACGGTATTAGGCAAGGGGAGAGAGGCTTAAAAACCCTAATTTTTCGTTCCCAACTCAGGATACTAATTATTACTTCTTGACTAAAAAATATGCTGTAGCATAATCAGGTAATTGGCTGATATGCTGCCCAAATTCTTTTTGATTCTTAAAAATGCCTGCCAAAAAATCGAGTTGATAAAGGTTGGGTAAAAATGCTCCGCCTGTATCAGCCATAACCCCCATTTGCAGATGTTTGCGGCCACCCTTTGTCTGCTCAATCACAATCACTCTACCTAAACCAACATTCAGAACATCTCCAGCAAAAGTAACTCCTGGTTTGATGGAAATTTTGGCATCTATTTTGTATCCGTAACCTTTAATGGCGTCAACTTCTCTAAAGTACCAATAACGCTTTTGTGCTGTTGGTTTTAATCCACGAATATAAGACATGCCATTATTTCTGTCTACATTAAAAAATGCCTGATAACCATCTGTAAAATTAATCAGAACTGTTCCCTGCATCAGGGCTTCTTCTAAGCCAGTTCTGGTGAGATAAGCAAGGCTTTGAACTTTGCCAAATTCTCTACCACCTGGTTCGTAAATACCCGTTAAAACATCCTGTTTTGTATATCTAGTGTAGAATTTATGGTTATTAGAGTTGTCTTTTAGGCTATAAATTCCTGTATTGAAAGTAGAGGTTTTCTTGCGAGAGCCAGTGTGAGTAAAAACAGCGTACTTAGTAATTCTTAATTGTTTTTGTTGTTTATTTTTTGGGTTGTAGGCAGTCCATTTAATAACTCGAAAGTTGGCATTAATAAACTTAGGGTCTTGTAGCCGAGTGGCTCGACGGTTAGCAATATCTTCTTTTAAGACAACACTCATGAAGTCCAAAGTTTTGAGAACATCTTCGACGGTAACTCCTTGAGTAGCAAGCAGTCCTGTACGGAGAATATCTGGGTCTTGTGAAGCGTAGTCTTGAAAATATTTTCTAGTATTGACCAGAACAGTTAATAAATCTGTTTGGTTAAAGTTAACTTTATTTCCTGGCAGTTTGACTGAAGAAAAAACCTGGCTGCCTTTAACGCTAAATTTATATTTTTTAAACTCATCAACAACTGGATATGGTGTAGTTCCAGGAGAATTTTGCTTGTCTATTTTTTGCTCAACAATTAAAGGATTGTGAACGCTGGAGGTGAGTGTATGAGCAGCTTGATTTGAGATGAAAGAAATATGTGGTTGAAGTGGGGCAGAATTTTCTTGTTGGGTAAAGGTTTGTTTTTGTGGAGTTAGCTGTTTAGTTTTTGACTGAGTATATAGATAGTTACTAGCTAAACCCACAAGTAATAAAGCAGCACAACCTACTGTCAAGCGAAATTTTTGGCTCAATAGGATATTCATAAGTTTGAAAATCAATTTCTAATGCTAAATAATAAACGCTATGTTTCTATCACCTCACGCACTAATTGTGCCAACTTTTCAGCACTATCGGGAACTGCGATCGCCTTTGCTTTTTCCCCCATATTGGCTAACTCTTGGGGTGAGTGCAATAAATTCAACACATTACTTTGCAATTCTTGTGCTGTTAACTGTGATTGCTTGAGGGTTAACGCCGCACCAGCTTTGGTGAATACCTCTGCATTGTAGGATTGATGGTCTTCTGCGGCAAAGGGATAAGGAATCAAAATCGCTGGTACACCACACACTGCCAATTCTGTCAAGCTACCCGCGCCAGAACGACTGATGGCAATGGAAGCTCGTTGCAACAATGCCGCCATATTGTTGTAAAAAGGTAAAGCTATGTACTGTGGATGTTTGAGACTATCCGCTTCCGTGTCGCGATCGCCAGTTAAATGTACTACATAAGCACCAGCATCAAACCAAGCATTTGCTCCTTCGCGCACCAACTTATTAATCGCAACTGCACCTTGGCTACCACCAAAGACGACAATTAAAGGAACGCCATCGGGAATAGCTAAATCCAAGGGTGCATTCATGGCACCATCGAGGAATTGCGCTCTGACAGGAGTGCCAACGCAGACATTATGGGCACGGGGTAAATACTTAGCAGCTACTTCAAATCCCAAGGCTACCACACTACACCAAGGACCAAAAAACCGAGTTACTTTACCGGGTATTGCGTTAGATTCGTGGAAAATCACAGGTAAACCAAGGGAACGCGCCGCAATTACCGCAGGACCAGCAATATAACCCCCTGTGGTAAACACTCCTTGAAAATTTCCCTGTTTGAGAATTCGCCTGACTTGGAAAATCGAACCCACGAGTCTAGCTAAAGTGCGAATTGAAGAAATACCAAACCCTTGCTGAAACCCTTCAACTGCAATAGTATTCAAAGGATACTCTTTAGGGACAAGTTCAGTTTCTAGCCGATTGGGTACTCCCAGCCATTCTATTTGATAATCTGGCAGTTTTTCGGCCAGTGCGATCGCTGGAAACAAATGTCCACCAGTCCCACTGGCGGCTATTAATAATTTTATCGGTGCGTTTGCCATCAAAACTCTACCGTTTAGCGCCTAGCTTAACTAAGATAAAACAATTTCCTTACCTTCTCTAATCAAATCAGTAAACTCCTACCAATGACTAACATTTTAGTGAAACGTCAACTGAGATTCTCAACCAGCGTCGGGCTGATTTCATTTTTGCTGACCCTTGGTTTGACAAATGCTTGGCAACCCACTCAAGCCAGCACACCGCAGCAATTAGTCCAAGCCACTACAGCCCAAAATGCACCAGCCGAATTGAAAAACCTGTTGACACAAGTTGATGCCGCAGCCAGTAAAGGTGATGTCAAAGGGGTGTTACAATTTTACAGCCCCAATTTCACTCATGGGGATGGGTTAAATCGCCAAACCCTGGAAAAATCTTTAGTTTCACTCTGGCAAACATACCCCAAATTGCAATATAGTACCAAACTGCTGTCTGCAAAACCTGAAGGTAACGCCATCATCGCCGAAACAGAAACCCAGATCATCGGCTCACCTTCAGCTAACAGTAATAATTTGGCTCTTGATGCCACGATTAAATCGCGTCAGCGCGTCGTCGCTGGAAAGATTGTCCGCCAAGACATTTTGTCAGAACGCACGCAACTTACCTCTGGGAGCAACCCGCCAAAAATTGATGTTAAATTGCCACAGCAAGTGAAAGTCGGACAGAAGTATAATTTTGATGCGATCGTTCAAGAACCACTTGGTGAGGATTTTCTACTAGGAACAGCCCTAGAGGAACCCATCCGGCCAGAAAAATATCTCAACCCTACACCCGTGGATTTGCAATTACTCACCTCTGGTGGAGTGTTTAAAGAGGGACAAGCACCATCTATCCCTGGTAGCCAATGGGTTTCTGCTGTTATCCTGCGGGGTAATGGGATAACGATGGTAACTCAGCGGTTGCAAGTGGTGAAGAAGTAGTTAGGAGTGAGAATTTAAAAGTATTTTTGGTAACATCTGAGCCTCCCAAACCTAACCCTTGTTTCTCGTCCATTTGATTCCCGATTCGATTTTTCAAGCTAGTTTTGAAGGTTTGTAGTAAGTACTTTAGTGCTGAAAAAATCAAGGATTAAAGTCCTTACTACAAACACATATGAGTATCAAAATTAATCGGACAGAACACTAGTGGTCTATCGCATTAGTTCTGATGGCTGAACTCATTCTTAATTTTTCTTCCTTTGCGCTCTTTGCGTCCTTTGCGGTTCGTTTTCTTAACCCTCAAATTTAATGCGATGAACCACTAGTAAGGTTAGCAGGCAAGAGGTTTGGAGATAAGGTTTTTGATTACTGAATCGATGTTCTAGACGATAGTGAAATTAGCAGCAGTCAACGTTTTGGTATTAATCCCAGTCAGCGTTGCCAAAACTTCATCAGTATCAGTGACGATAATTTTGTTGCCAGTGAAACTGAGTTGACGGAAGCTGAGACCACCAGACAATCCAATCAAGTCAGTACCTTTGCAGAAGTCAGTAATCTTATCAGTACCTTGTGTTGCAGCCAAGACAAATTTATCTTTGCCATTGCCACCTGTGAGGATATCGTTACCAAAACCACCAGATAATCTGTCATCACCTTTGCCACCATCGAGGATGTCTTTGCCATTACCACCAACTAGGATGTCATTACCGTTACCACCCAAGAGAGTATCATTACCATTGCCCCCATTGAGGGAGTCTTTGCCATTGCCACCATCTAGGTAGTCATTACCAGGAGTGCCCTTTATATTGTCGTTGCCGTTGCCACCAAAAAGGCGATCGCCGACTTCCACGGTTACTTTAGCGGTACTAGTGAGTTGACCATCACTGACGGTGTAGTTAAAGGTAGCTGCACCAGTAAACCCCTTAATTGGGGTAAATAAGATGAAGTCATCTGCCGAATTATTGGGAGTGTGATTATTTTTGAGTACCGCAGTACCATTGATTGCACCACTGACACCAGCGATCGTGAGGCTGTTGCCATCGATGTCGCGATCGTTAGCCAGCAGGGTATTTACTTGAATAAAAAAGGCAGTATTTTTGGCAGTGGTAACAGTATCATTAACGGCAACGGGTGCGTTATTGACTTGTGCTTTTGTACCAAAAATCACATAGCTCTGCCCAGCCCCCAAGGAAGCACCAGGTGCGCCAACAATCAAGTCGTCGATGTTGTCGCCGTTGATATCCCCAGCAGCACTGACTGAAATAGCTGAGAAGTCAGTACCATTAATACCGTTGATGGCAAAGCCCTTGCTAGGGTTGAGATTGGAGAGGTCGAGGGTGGCACCAAAGCCGCTACTGCTGCCAAAGACCACGTAGGTCTGTCCTGCACCGGATGAAGCAAAAGGTGCGCCGATAATTAGGTCAGCGATGTTGTCACCGTTAACATCCCCAGCAGCGCTGACTGAGTAGCCTGAGACATCGTTTTCATTAATGCCTTTGATTGCAAAGCCGTTGCTGCCGTTAAGGCTAGATACATCTAAGCTGGCATTAAAGCCGCTAGTGCTGCCAAATACCACGTAGCTCTGTCCTGCACCCGAAGCAGCATTGTATGCACCGATAATTAGATCGTCAATGCGATCGTTGTTAATGTCTCCGGCATTGCTCACTGAAGCCCCGAAAAAGTCGCTGGCATTGCCGTTGATGGCAAAGCCGTTGCTGCCGTTAAGGCCAGATAAATCTAGGCTAGGATTAAAGCCGCTAGTACTGCCAAACACTACATAGCTCTTTCCTGTGCCCTGTGCGCCAATAATTAGGTCGGCGATGCCATCATGGTTAACATCCCCAGCACTGCTGACTGAGTTGCCTGAGGAGTCAGTGCCATTGCCGTTAATGGCAAAACCATTGCTGCCGTTGAGGTCTGAGAGGTTCAAGCTGACATTAAAGCCGCTAGTGCTGCCAAACACCACGTAGCTCTGCCCTGCACCAGAAGCCGCATTAGATGCGCCAATAATTAAGTCGTCGATCCCATCATGGTTGATGTCTCCGGCATTGCTGACTGAGTTACCTGAGGAGTCTGAGAGGCCATCTGAGTTCCGGCCATTGATGCCGTTAATGGCAAAGCCGTTGCTGCCGTTGAGGTTCGAGAGGTCGAAACTGGCATTAAAACCGGTAGTGCTGCCAAACAACACGTAACTTTGCCCTGCACCCAAAGCCGCACCAGGAGCGCCAATAATGAGGTCAGCGATGCCATCATGGTTAATGTCCCCAGCGCTGCTGACTGAGGCGGCAAAAAAGTCGCTGGCATTCCCGTTGATAGCAAAGCCGTTGCTGCCGTTGAGGTTCGAGAGGTCGAGGCTGGCATTGAAGCCGCTAGTGCTGCCAAACACTACGTAGCTCTTTCCTGTTCCTGGTGCGCCAATAATGAGGTCGTCGATGTGGTCGCCGTTAACGTCCCCGCCATTGCTGACTGAGTTTCCTAAGGAGTCAAAGCCATTGCCGTTGATGGCAAAGCCGTTGTTGCCGTCTAGAGACGAAAAGTTGGATAAGGGATTAGCCATGATTTTATTGTATGTTTGTTGTTAGCAATGGAGTATATGTAAAAGTTTTAAACAAATAACATTAGCCTTAGTTAAAAGCTAGGTTAAGCCAACTAATTTTAAATATTTTGTGTTTTTATGATGTGAGTGCTGTATGGTATAACTAATACTTAAATATAATTAATCAAAGAAAATTTTTAGGCGATCGCACTTTCAGATCCAAACAGTGATACACAGCATACTTCTATTATGTATTGGCAAATAACAACACAATCAAGCTATAGGAATCGTATTTGATTTCTGAAAAAATCTAAATATTTGTAGGGTGTTTTAGGCGTAAGCCGTAACGCAGCATCTCAAGCTTTTGGTGCCGTACCTCGGCGCTAAGGCACCTTATACCGTTTCACTTTAATTATGATACAAATACGTTGTTAGGGGCACGGCAATGTTCCCTACGCGAAATCTATATGTATCAGGGTTTTAGTGAAATGGTATTACGTAGTATTTCAAAAATCAAATACTAGTCCTATACCTGATAATTAAACTTGGTATGTAATGACTAACTTACCAGATATATCTCCGGCAGTAATTGGTAATAACTATGGTTTGAGAATTTGGATAGAGTACGGTTTTTAACAGTGTAAAAATCAGCTAATATGAACAGATTTTCGCTTGACTGACTACTATCAAATTGAGCGATGTTGGGAGATTGTCGAGAGTGCCTTTTTGATGGTGAGCTTACAATTCTGCGGACTAAATCAATCAAAAAATATTGAAGATGATTCTCCAGATAAAGACTTGTTGTTCAAGTTGTGCCAACATCCTTGGTAGAATCACATTTCTGGCTGGAACAATCGACTGAATAATTTACTCCCAACCAGTCAAGGGTGTTCTGGTTGGGATACTGGAACTTAAAATTTGGAGTTAGGCTTGAATTAGCTTTGGCTTACCTGACTCAACCGCCCATGAGGCCATGCATGTCTCAGTGTTGCTGCGACGCAATACTGTATCAACAGCCCACCATTGTGCTGTAACTCGTTCGGGAGTGACATCAATAATGTTGTAACCATGACTGTCGAAGTCACACCAGCGAATGTGAGGGAAAGCCTTCATCACCTCTT
It encodes the following:
- a CDS encoding beta strand repeat-containing protein, whose translation is MANPLSNFSSLDGNNGFAINGNGFDSLGNSVSNGGDVNGDHIDDLIIGAPGTGKSYVVFGSTSGFNASLDLSNLNGSNGFAINGNASDFFAASVSSAGDINHDGIADLIIGAPGAALGAGQSYVLFGSTTGFNASFDLSNLNGSNGFAINGINGRNSDGLSDSSGNSVSNAGDINHDGIDDLIIGASNAASGAGQSYVVFGSTSGFNVSLNLSDLNGSNGFAINGNGTDSSGNSVSSAGDVNHDGIADLIIGAQGTGKSYVVFGSTSGFNPSLDLSGLNGSNGFAINGNASDFFGASVSNAGDINNDRIDDLIIGAYNAASGAGQSYVVFGSTSGFNASLDVSSLNGSNGFAIKGINENDVSGYSVSAAGDVNGDNIADLIIGAPFASSGAGQTYVVFGSSSGFGATLDLSNLNPSKGFAINGINGTDFSAISVSAAGDINGDNIDDLIVGAPGASLGAGQSYVIFGTKAQVNNAPVAVNDTVTTAKNTAFFIQVNTLLANDRDIDGNSLTIAGVSGAINGTAVLKNNHTPNNSADDFILFTPIKGFTGAATFNYTVSDGQLTSTAKVTVEVGDRLFGGNGNDNIKGTPGNDYLDGGNGKDSLNGGNGNDTLLGGNGNDILVGGNGKDILDGGKGDDRLSGGFGNDILTGGNGKDKFVLAATQGTDKITDFCKGTDLIGLSGGLSFRQLSFTGNKIIVTDTDEVLATLTGINTKTLTAANFTIV